The window GGGGCGGTTTCGCGGGGGTGGGCGTGCGGAAACGAGTGGCGCGCGGTGCCGTCTGTTGACAGGAACCGGACATGACCGAACGAAACGAACCGACGACCGTGCGTACCGGGCCCGCCCGGGCTCCCCGGAACCTCCGTCCCGCCCGTGAGCCGCGATCACTCCCGCCGAACGGCTTCCCCCCGTCGCGACCCACGGGTAACTTGACCGCGTCAACCGCCCGGCCCCGGGCGGCCGATCCGGCGGGAGCGACATGAACAGCCTTTTACGGGTGGCCCGTCACCTGCTTCCCGGCCTCCTCCTGCTCGCGGTCGCCGCCCCGCCGGCGCACGCCGCCCGACCCGCGCCCGTACCGGCGGCCGGTGCGGCGGCGGAGGCCGGTGCGTGGGCCGCGCCGCTCTCCACCCGGGGCCGGTACATCGTCGACGCCGAAGGCAACCGCTTCCGCCTGCGCTCCGGGAACTGGGACGGGGCCCAGGGCTCCTGGACCGGCTCCGGCGACCGCGGCGATCCCGCCACCCACCACAGCGGCCAGGACTCCCACGGCATACCGCTCGGGCTCGACCGCGTGCCCCTGCCCACCCTCATCACCGATTTCCGGGCCCTCGGCCTCAACAGCATCCGGCTCCCCTTCTCCAACGAGATGCTCCGCGCGAGCACGCCCGTCCCGGACGCGGCCGTCGCCGCCAATCCGGCCCTGCGCGGCCGTACCCCGCTGCGGGTGTACGACGCCGTGGTGTCCGCGCTCACCGACGCCGGCTTCGCCGTCATCCTCAACAACCACACCGGCACCACGCGGTGGTGCTGCGGTCTCGACGGCAACGAGCGCTGGAACAGTGGCCGCTCCACCGCCCAGTGGGCGGACGACTGGGTGTTCATCACCCGCCGCTACCGCGACAACCCGCGCGTGGTGGGCGCCGACCTCTACAACGAGGTGCGCCGCGACGTCCTCGACGACCCCAACTGGGGCCTGGGGGACGGCCACGACTGGCACGCCGCCGCCCAGGAGGCCGCCGACCGCATCCTCACCGAGGCGAACCCGAACCTGCTCATCGTCATCGAGGGCATCAACTGGACCGGCATCCCCCTCGACGGCCTCGCGCACGGCCGCCCGACCCTCACCCCCGTCCGCACGCTCTCGCACACCCTCGCCGTGTCCGGGAAGCTGGTCTACTCGGCCCACTTCTACGGATACACCGGCCCCCACCACAGCGGCGCCACCGGAATGGGCGAGACCCACGACCCCCGCTACCAGGACATGACCCGCGCCGAGCTGGAACGGACCCTGTACGACCAGGCGTTCTTCGTCTCCGCCGAAACGGGGAAGCACTTCACCGCCCCCGTCTGGATCAGCGAGTTCGGCATCGGCGCCGACGAGAACGGCGCCGCACCGCGCGCCTGGTTCGAGAACCTCACCTCCCACCTGACCGCCACCGACGCCGACTTCGCGTACTGGCCGTTGGTCGGCTGGAGCACCACGGCCCAGGGCGCCCCGGGCGGCGACAGCTGGGCGCTGCTCCGCTACGACCACACAGGCCGCCGCAGCGGAGCGCTCGACGCGGGCGACTGGCGCACCGGCCCCTGGTCCGCGCTCCTCGGCGCCCCCGGGCGCACGGGACCGGTTCCCGTCACCCCCGCCTGGTACCAACTCACCACCGACCACCGGGACCACAACGCCTCGCTGCTCACCCGGGCCGCCGGCGACTGGGACGTCGGGGCCCGCAAGGCGGTGTGCCCGGACGGCTCCCGGCTCGCCGGCCTGAGCCACACCGGGGGCCGGGGCCTGTGCGCCACGTCCGACCTGCGCGCCGCGGCGGGCGGCCACACCGTCGTCCGGGACGAACGACACGTCCCGCCGGGCGGTGACTGGGCCTCCGGGTACACGAAGTTCCAGTGCCCGAGCGGGCAGTTCCTCATCGGGTACGCGTTGCGCGGGGCCCGGGTCTCGGCCGGCCTGTGCGCGCCCGCCCGTACGGCCCTCCCGGCCGGTACCGGTCGTACGGTCTGGTTCGACCGGGGCGACGCCCGGCCTCCGGGCGACCCGGGTGGCGACTACGCCCACGGTCACCTCAAGGGCCAGTGCCGGTCGACCGAGTACGCGGCGGGCATCGCCTTCACCACCCGCGCCGCCGCCCGCCAGGGCCCGGCGGCCCTGCTCTGCCGCCCCCTGCCCGGATAGGTTCGGCGCGGCCGGGACTCGCCCGCCCCGGCCGCGGATCCGTCCCGGCGCCCCGCCGACGGATCGCGCGAGTCGATCACGTGCCGTCAGCCGTCGTCGGCAGCGCCTCCCGCAGCAGACGGGCGACGTCCTCCTGCTCCTCGCGCACCGCCCACTCCAGTGGGGAGAGCCCCTCTCCGTCGTCCTCGCGCAGCCCCGGATCGGCGCCACCCGCCAGCAGCGCGCGCACCGTCTCCACATGCCCCCAGCACGCCGCCGCGCACAGGGGCGTGCCGTCCGTGGGGCCATCGCTGTGCGCGTTCGGGTCCGCGCCGTGATCGAGCAGCGCCCGGACGCTGTCCGGGTTCCCCTGGACCGAGGCGACGTACAGGGCGGTGGTGCCGTCCGCGTCCCTGCCGTCGGGATCGGCCCCGGCGCCGATCAGCGCCTCCACCCGGGCCGTCGAGCCGTGTCCGGCGGCCTCGACCAGCTGCCGGGAAAGGCGTTTGCTCGTACGTCTGTTCATGCGCCCATGGTGCTACACGCCCTCGGCTCCGAGCGGGCGCGCCT of the Streptomyces sp. NBC_01426 genome contains:
- a CDS encoding glycoside hydrolase family 5 protein, coding for MNSLLRVARHLLPGLLLLAVAAPPAHAARPAPVPAAGAAAEAGAWAAPLSTRGRYIVDAEGNRFRLRSGNWDGAQGSWTGSGDRGDPATHHSGQDSHGIPLGLDRVPLPTLITDFRALGLNSIRLPFSNEMLRASTPVPDAAVAANPALRGRTPLRVYDAVVSALTDAGFAVILNNHTGTTRWCCGLDGNERWNSGRSTAQWADDWVFITRRYRDNPRVVGADLYNEVRRDVLDDPNWGLGDGHDWHAAAQEAADRILTEANPNLLIVIEGINWTGIPLDGLAHGRPTLTPVRTLSHTLAVSGKLVYSAHFYGYTGPHHSGATGMGETHDPRYQDMTRAELERTLYDQAFFVSAETGKHFTAPVWISEFGIGADENGAAPRAWFENLTSHLTATDADFAYWPLVGWSTTAQGAPGGDSWALLRYDHTGRRSGALDAGDWRTGPWSALLGAPGRTGPVPVTPAWYQLTTDHRDHNASLLTRAAGDWDVGARKAVCPDGSRLAGLSHTGGRGLCATSDLRAAAGGHTVVRDERHVPPGGDWASGYTKFQCPSGQFLIGYALRGARVSAGLCAPARTALPAGTGRTVWFDRGDARPPGDPGGDYAHGHLKGQCRSTEYAAGIAFTTRAAARQGPAALLCRPLPG
- a CDS encoding ankyrin repeat domain-containing protein encodes the protein MNRRTSKRLSRQLVEAAGHGSTARVEALIGAGADPDGRDADGTTALYVASVQGNPDSVRALLDHGADPNAHSDGPTDGTPLCAAACWGHVETVRALLAGGADPGLREDDGEGLSPLEWAVREEQEDVARLLREALPTTADGT